A window of Natrinema salifodinae contains these coding sequences:
- a CDS encoding acyl-CoA carboxylase subunit beta, whose translation MELRVNTTATDQEAQAIAKALAAHFGDDVELYAKRGDELLATASPDSSGADAGADASPAAGDGGTQSGISDDELGPTDREATLRAEIEDILEGGPEKYRERLSEQGKLFVRDRLDLWFNGEDGITFEDGKFANFDEWHPSGRDGESDDGNRLPADGLITGAAKFEGRDVHFMANDFTVKAGSMAEKGVEKFLRMQQRALKTGKPVLYLMDSSGGRIDQQTGFFANREGIGKYYYNHSMLSGRVPQICVLYGPCIAGAAYTPVFADFTIMVRDMSAMAIASPRMVEMVTGERIDLDELGGPDVHARHSGSADLIAEDEEHARELVAKLLGYLPDNADENPPRTAGKAPANSPAGIDSIVPQEPNRGYDMFDVIERIVDAGSVLELRPEYGPEIITAFARIDGRPIGIVANQPKQRAGAIFPDAAEKAAQFIWTCDAYDVPLLYLCDTPGFMAGSQVEKDGILEQGKRMIYATSSATVPKQSVVVRKAYGAGIYAMSGPAYDPESVIALPSGEIAIMGPEAAINAVYANKLAAIDDEEERQEKERELREEYREDIDVHRMASEVVIDEIVPPSALREELEGRFEFYETVEKDLPDKKHGTIL comes from the coding sequence ATGGAACTCAGAGTCAACACCACCGCAACGGACCAGGAGGCACAGGCGATCGCGAAGGCGCTCGCGGCGCACTTCGGCGACGACGTCGAACTCTACGCGAAGCGGGGCGACGAACTCCTCGCGACGGCCTCGCCGGACTCGAGCGGAGCCGACGCTGGGGCGGACGCTTCTCCGGCCGCCGGCGACGGCGGGACCCAGAGCGGCATCTCCGACGACGAACTCGGCCCGACCGACCGAGAGGCGACGCTCCGGGCGGAAATCGAGGATATCCTCGAGGGCGGCCCCGAGAAGTACCGGGAGCGACTCTCCGAGCAGGGCAAGCTGTTCGTCCGCGACCGACTCGACCTCTGGTTTAACGGCGAGGACGGAATCACGTTCGAGGACGGAAAGTTCGCCAACTTCGACGAGTGGCACCCGAGCGGGCGGGACGGCGAGTCGGACGACGGCAACCGGCTGCCCGCGGACGGGCTCATCACCGGCGCCGCGAAGTTCGAGGGCCGAGACGTCCACTTCATGGCCAACGACTTCACCGTCAAGGCGGGGTCGATGGCCGAGAAGGGCGTCGAGAAGTTCCTCCGGATGCAACAGCGCGCGCTGAAGACGGGTAAACCGGTGTTGTACCTAATGGACTCCTCGGGTGGCCGGATCGACCAGCAGACGGGCTTCTTCGCGAACCGCGAGGGCATCGGGAAGTACTACTACAACCACTCGATGCTCTCGGGCCGGGTGCCGCAGATCTGCGTGCTGTACGGCCCCTGCATCGCCGGGGCCGCGTACACGCCCGTCTTCGCGGACTTCACGATCATGGTCCGGGACATGTCGGCGATGGCGATCGCCTCCCCCCGGATGGTCGAGATGGTCACCGGCGAGCGGATCGACCTCGACGAGCTGGGCGGTCCGGACGTCCACGCGCGCCACTCCGGCAGCGCGGACCTGATCGCCGAGGACGAGGAACACGCCCGCGAACTCGTCGCGAAACTGCTCGGCTACCTGCCGGACAACGCCGACGAGAACCCGCCCCGGACGGCGGGGAAAGCACCCGCCAACTCGCCGGCGGGGATCGATTCCATCGTTCCCCAGGAGCCGAATCGCGGGTACGATATGTTCGACGTCATCGAGCGCATCGTCGACGCGGGGTCGGTGCTCGAACTTCGCCCCGAGTACGGCCCGGAGATCATCACGGCCTTCGCCCGGATCGACGGCCGGCCGATCGGCATCGTCGCCAACCAGCCCAAACAGCGGGCCGGTGCCATCTTCCCCGACGCCGCCGAGAAGGCCGCCCAGTTCATCTGGACCTGCGACGCCTACGACGTTCCCCTGCTCTACCTGTGTGACACCCCCGGCTTCATGGCCGGGTCGCAGGTCGAGAAGGACGGGATACTGGAGCAGGGCAAGCGGATGATCTACGCCACCTCGTCGGCGACGGTCCCCAAGCAGTCCGTCGTCGTCCGGAAGGCCTACGGCGCGGGGATCTACGCGATGTCCGGGCCGGCCTACGACCCCGAGAGCGTGATCGCGCTTCCCAGCGGTGAAATCGCTATCATGGGCCCCGAGGCGGCCATCAACGCCGTCTACGCGAACAAGTTGGCCGCGATCGACGACGAGGAGGAACGCCAGGAAAAAGAGCGGGAACTGCGCGAGGAGTACCGCGAGGACATCGACGTCCACCGGATGGCCAGCGAGGTCGTCATCGACGAGATCGTCCCCCCGAGCGCGCTCCGCGAGGAACTCGAGGGGCGGTTCGAGTTCTACGAGACCGTCGAGAAGGACCTGCCCGACAAGAAACACGGGACGATCCTCTGA
- a CDS encoding acyl-CoA dehydrogenase family protein: MNFEDTHERAMIRQTATEIAEQYGPEHWREKEENGEFSQEFWDELAAAGFHGLLVPEAYDGAGMGMEEMGLAMETLCAEGCGMAGTWYLVLTAGMAAVGIREYGTDEQKERYLPDIAEGRRNFSIGITEPEAGTNTLNVATRAEKAGDEYVLNGKKAWITFADRADNMILVTRTTPRDEVDRGTDGISLFVVDMDDPNVDVSPIPKHAMNYSKSCEVFLEDVRVPAENLLGDEDDGWWVLVDMLNPERIGFAAAATGIGRLAADTAIEYANDREIFGAPIGTHQAISFPITEAYAKMETASLMREKAAWLYDQGEDCGYETNVAKATAVEAGIEAVEHSMQAFGGWGYATEYDVERWWREVNLTRLAPVSQQMAYNHISRQLGFPKSY, encoded by the coding sequence ATGAACTTCGAAGACACGCACGAACGAGCGATGATCCGGCAAACGGCGACGGAGATCGCCGAGCAGTACGGCCCCGAGCACTGGCGCGAGAAGGAGGAGAACGGCGAGTTCTCGCAGGAATTCTGGGACGAACTCGCCGCGGCCGGCTTCCACGGCCTGCTGGTCCCCGAAGCGTACGACGGCGCCGGCATGGGCATGGAAGAGATGGGCCTGGCCATGGAGACGCTCTGCGCCGAGGGCTGTGGCATGGCCGGCACTTGGTATCTGGTCTTGACCGCCGGGATGGCCGCGGTCGGGATCCGCGAGTACGGCACCGACGAGCAGAAAGAACGGTACCTGCCCGACATCGCGGAGGGGCGACGCAACTTTTCGATCGGCATCACCGAACCCGAGGCGGGGACGAACACGCTCAACGTGGCGACTCGAGCCGAAAAAGCGGGCGACGAGTACGTCCTCAACGGGAAGAAGGCCTGGATCACGTTCGCCGACCGCGCCGACAACATGATCCTCGTGACGCGGACGACGCCCCGCGACGAGGTCGACCGCGGCACCGACGGGATCAGCCTCTTCGTCGTCGACATGGACGACCCGAACGTCGACGTCTCGCCGATCCCCAAACACGCGATGAACTACTCCAAGTCCTGCGAGGTCTTCCTCGAGGACGTCCGCGTCCCCGCGGAGAACCTGCTGGGCGACGAGGACGACGGCTGGTGGGTGCTGGTCGACATGCTCAACCCCGAGCGGATCGGCTTCGCCGCCGCGGCGACCGGGATCGGCAGGCTCGCGGCTGACACGGCCATCGAGTACGCCAACGACCGCGAGATCTTCGGCGCGCCAATCGGCACCCACCAGGCGATCTCGTTCCCGATTACCGAGGCATACGCGAAGATGGAGACGGCGTCGCTCATGCGCGAGAAGGCCGCCTGGCTCTACGATCAGGGCGAAGACTGCGGCTACGAGACCAACGTCGCGAAGGCGACGGCCGTCGAGGCGGGCATCGAGGCGGTCGAGCACTCGATGCAGGCCTTCGGCGGCTGGGGATACGCGACGGAGTACGACGTCGAGCGCTGGTGGCGCGAGGTCAACCTCACGCGGCTCGCGCCGGTCTCCCAGCAGATGGCCTACAACCACATCAGCCGGCAACTCGGCTTCCCCAAATCGTACTGA
- a CDS encoding MaoC family dehydratase, whose amino-acid sequence MDTIDSTMTGLYYEDFEVGRTIDHERRRTITESDNQRFCDMTMNQQPLHLDADFAADTDFSERLVNGLYTMSLAVGISIPETTDGTIVANLSYDNVEHPEPVFHGDTIRVQSTVTDKRETSDGERGIVTMHVEAFKVNDPDEPLVCEFDRTALSLKRAHAEG is encoded by the coding sequence ATCGACACCATCGATTCCACCATGACAGGACTCTACTACGAGGACTTCGAGGTTGGACGGACCATCGACCACGAGCGCCGTCGCACGATAACGGAGAGCGATAACCAGCGCTTCTGCGACATGACGATGAACCAGCAGCCGCTGCACTTAGACGCCGACTTCGCCGCCGACACCGACTTCAGCGAGCGCCTGGTCAACGGACTCTATACGATGTCGCTGGCGGTCGGCATCTCGATCCCGGAGACCACCGACGGAACGATCGTCGCGAACCTCTCGTACGACAATGTCGAGCACCCCGAACCGGTGTTTCACGGCGACACGATCCGGGTGCAGTCGACCGTCACGGACAAGCGCGAGACCAGCGACGGCGAGCGCGGGATAGTCACCATGCACGTCGAAGCCTTCAAAGTGAACGACCCGGACGAACCGCTCGTCTGCGAGTTCGATCGGACCGCGCTCTCGCTGAAGCGGGCG